The Sinomicrobium kalidii genome contains a region encoding:
- a CDS encoding pyridoxal phosphate-dependent aminotransferase has protein sequence MEQKLSERILNMSTSATLAMAAKARELRAEGKDIIGLSLGEPDFNTPDFIKEAAIQAINDNYNSYSPVDGYADLKEAIITKFKRDNNLSYNPDQIVVSTGAKQSLANIALVMINPGDEVILPAPYWVSYSDIVKIAEGVPVEVPTSIENDFKMTPEQLEAAITPKTRMIWYSSPCNPSGSVYSKEELEALAEVLKKHPQIYVVSDEIYEHINFSGGHVSMAGIDGMYDRTVTVNGVSKAFAMTGWRIGYIGAPAWIARACNKMQGQITSGANCIAQRATITALEAPVSKIQYMVDEFNKRRDLVLNLLGEIDGFQVNVPEGAFYVFPNISAFFGKTLQGKKIENASDFSLYLLEEANVATVTGEAFGNPNCIRISYAASEKELKEALRRIKEVLS, from the coding sequence ATGGAACAAAAGCTATCTGAAAGAATCCTGAACATGTCTACTTCTGCCACGCTTGCCATGGCAGCCAAAGCCAGGGAACTTAGGGCAGAGGGAAAGGATATCATCGGACTCAGCCTGGGGGAACCCGACTTCAACACCCCCGATTTTATAAAGGAAGCTGCCATACAGGCTATTAATGACAACTATAACAGCTATTCGCCCGTAGACGGTTATGCCGATCTGAAGGAGGCGATCATTACCAAGTTCAAACGCGATAACAACCTCAGCTATAATCCCGACCAGATCGTCGTATCTACAGGAGCAAAACAATCACTGGCCAATATAGCCCTGGTGATGATCAATCCGGGAGATGAAGTGATACTGCCCGCTCCCTATTGGGTGAGCTATTCCGACATCGTAAAGATTGCGGAAGGTGTTCCGGTTGAAGTGCCCACTTCCATAGAGAACGACTTTAAAATGACCCCGGAGCAACTGGAAGCGGCCATCACACCGAAAACCAGAATGATCTGGTACAGCTCGCCGTGTAACCCTAGTGGTTCGGTGTATAGCAAGGAAGAACTGGAAGCCCTTGCCGAAGTATTGAAAAAACACCCGCAAATCTATGTGGTCTCCGACGAAATATACGAACATATCAATTTTTCAGGCGGTCATGTAAGTATGGCAGGCATAGACGGCATGTATGACAGGACGGTTACCGTAAACGGTGTGTCCAAAGCCTTTGCCATGACCGGATGGCGTATCGGATATATTGGTGCCCCCGCGTGGATTGCCCGCGCCTGCAACAAAATGCAGGGGCAAATAACCAGCGGTGCCAACTGTATTGCGCAGCGGGCCACCATTACCGCCCTGGAAGCCCCGGTAAGCAAAATACAGTACATGGTAGACGAGTTCAACAAACGAAGGGATCTTGTATTGAACCTGCTGGGCGAAATAGACGGTTTCCAGGTCAATGTACCGGAAGGAGCCTTTTATGTATTCCCCAACATTTCTGCTTTCTTCGGAAAGACATTGCAGGGCAAAAAGATAGAAAATGCTTCGGATTTCTCGCTTTACCTGCTGGAAGAGGCCAATGTAGCCACAGTAACGGGTGAGGCTTTCGGAAACCCGAACTGCATCCGTATTTCCTATGCGGCTTCGGAAAAAGAACTGAAGGAAGCCCTGAGGCGAATTAAAGAAGTGCTTTCGTAG
- a CDS encoding fatty acid desaturase family protein, with product MENETLRFSRKDTKNFFRTLNKRVNAYFKENNIKRTGNWKLYLKTIVMFSIFLTPYFLILTLDINQWLQLLLTVVIGIGMAGVGMNVMHDGNHGSYSSKPWINNLMGASIYILAGNVYNWRVQHNVLHHTYTNIHGHDEDLDAGRIIRFSEHAKWRRFHKFQHYYSVLLYGLLTINWAITTDFRQMRRYLKRKLSYGKFSSPVKQWSVLIITKLIYLSLWIVLPMLVLDIAWWKILIGFFTMHYTAGLILSIVFQLAHIVEDTKTLMPDETGTMKNTWAIHQLFTTANFSTRNKIVNWFTGGLNHQVEHHIFPNISHIHYTNIAKIVKQTATEFNLPYYEYESTRKAIISHFKHLKALGKKPVYVYN from the coding sequence ATGGAAAACGAGACACTGAGATTTTCGCGGAAAGACACCAAAAATTTTTTCAGGACACTGAACAAACGCGTAAATGCCTATTTCAAGGAAAACAACATCAAAAGAACGGGAAACTGGAAACTCTATTTAAAGACCATAGTGATGTTCTCCATTTTCCTCACGCCCTATTTCCTCATCCTTACCCTGGATATTAACCAGTGGCTGCAATTATTACTGACTGTGGTTATCGGTATAGGTATGGCCGGCGTGGGGATGAATGTGATGCACGATGGTAATCACGGATCCTATTCCTCCAAACCCTGGATAAACAACCTCATGGGGGCCAGCATATACATCCTGGCCGGCAATGTGTATAACTGGAGGGTTCAGCACAATGTACTGCACCATACCTATACCAACATTCACGGCCATGACGAGGATTTGGACGCGGGGAGGATCATCCGTTTTTCGGAACATGCCAAATGGCGACGGTTCCATAAATTTCAACACTATTATTCCGTGCTGTTGTATGGCCTGCTTACCATCAACTGGGCCATTACTACAGATTTCCGCCAAATGCGACGGTATTTAAAGCGGAAACTGTCTTACGGAAAATTCTCCAGCCCGGTAAAACAGTGGAGTGTACTTATTATCACCAAACTCATTTATCTTTCGCTATGGATTGTTCTCCCCATGCTGGTACTGGATATCGCCTGGTGGAAAATACTCATCGGTTTCTTTACCATGCACTATACGGCCGGACTTATTCTGAGCATTGTATTCCAGCTGGCACACATTGTGGAAGACACGAAGACTTTAATGCCGGACGAAACGGGAACCATGAAAAATACCTGGGCCATTCACCAGTTATTCACGACGGCCAATTTCTCTACCAGGAATAAAATTGTAAACTGGTTTACGGGAGGGCTCAACCACCAGGTTGAACATCACATTTTTCCCAATATCAGCCATATACATTACACAAATATTGCCAAAATTGTTAAACAGACGGCCACGGAATTTAATTTGCCCTATTATGAATACGAATCTACCAGAAAAGCTATAATTTCGCACTTTAAACATTTAAAGGCACTGGGGAAAAAGCCCGTATATGTCTATAATTAA
- the rsmG gene encoding 16S rRNA (guanine(527)-N(7))-methyltransferase RsmG, with product MPFDIIQKYFPGLPEEQKERFKRLEPLYTEWNTRINVISRKDIAELYVRHVLHSLGIAKVQSFNPGTKILDVGTGGGFPGIPLAILFPETDFYLVDSIGKKIKVVQAVAEALELKNVKAEHLRAEKVKGRFDFIVSRAVTNMPDFVKWVRNKTSPEDKHQLRNGILYLKGGNLTEELQPFPKAKEYPLSAYFEEDFFETKKVVHLPL from the coding sequence ATGCCGTTCGACATTATCCAGAAATATTTTCCCGGACTTCCGGAAGAACAGAAAGAAAGGTTTAAACGCCTGGAACCCTTATATACCGAATGGAATACCCGAATAAATGTGATTTCCAGGAAGGATATCGCAGAATTGTATGTGCGGCATGTACTGCACTCCCTGGGAATTGCAAAGGTACAATCCTTCAACCCCGGAACAAAAATACTGGATGTGGGCACGGGAGGCGGTTTTCCCGGCATACCGCTTGCCATTCTTTTTCCGGAAACCGATTTTTACCTGGTGGATTCTATCGGCAAGAAAATTAAAGTGGTGCAGGCCGTAGCTGAAGCCCTGGAATTGAAAAATGTAAAAGCAGAACACCTCCGTGCGGAAAAAGTAAAAGGCCGGTTCGATTTTATTGTGAGCCGTGCCGTGACCAATATGCCCGATTTTGTAAAATGGGTGCGCAACAAAACATCTCCGGAAGATAAACATCAACTTAGAAACGGTATATTATACCTTAAGGGAGGCAATCTTACCGAAGAATTACAACCTTTCCCCAAAGCGAAGGAGTACCCGCTTTCCGCTTATTTCGAAGAAGATTTTTTTGAAACCAAGAAAGTGGTGCATTTGCCGTTGTAA
- a CDS encoding glycosyltransferase encodes MDYYIIIPAHNEAQFITRTLHSVEEQTLLPKKLVVVNDNSTDNTPEIVTGFVAKHPWAEIINNTDTPSEHLPGGKVVRAFYKGLNTLDNNYDFIVKMDADVILPSDYFATIADTFRNDDTIGIAGGLVHIQQDDHWTYEAIADKNHVRGPVKAYSKTCFEKIGGLRPAIGWDTADTLLAKYHGFRIYTDHNLKIKHLRPTGGSYTQKARRLQGQAMYTMRYGLLITFIASAKTAWRQKKWSTLGYNLRGYFSARKQGIPFLVTEKEGRFIRKYRWQGILKKLGL; translated from the coding sequence GTGGACTACTACATTATCATACCCGCCCACAACGAAGCACAGTTCATCACCCGCACCCTCCATTCGGTGGAGGAACAGACGCTTTTACCCAAAAAACTGGTGGTAGTCAATGATAATTCTACCGACAATACCCCGGAAATCGTTACCGGATTTGTCGCAAAACACCCTTGGGCAGAAATAATCAACAATACCGATACTCCTTCTGAACACCTGCCGGGAGGAAAAGTGGTCCGTGCCTTTTACAAAGGACTGAACACCCTTGATAATAACTACGATTTTATCGTAAAGATGGATGCCGATGTTATACTGCCCTCCGATTACTTTGCAACCATTGCCGACACCTTCAGGAATGACGACACCATTGGAATCGCAGGGGGACTGGTTCACATTCAACAAGATGATCATTGGACCTATGAGGCCATTGCCGACAAAAACCACGTCCGCGGCCCTGTAAAGGCCTATTCCAAAACATGCTTTGAAAAGATAGGCGGACTAAGGCCGGCCATCGGTTGGGATACGGCAGACACCCTCCTGGCCAAATATCACGGTTTCAGAATATATACAGACCACAACCTGAAAATAAAACACCTCCGCCCCACCGGCGGGTCCTATACCCAAAAAGCACGGCGCTTACAGGGGCAGGCCATGTACACCATGAGATACGGCCTGCTCATCACCTTTATTGCATCGGCCAAGACAGCGTGGCGACAGAAAAAATGGAGCACTCTCGGGTATAATCTCCGGGGATATTTCAGTGCCCGAAAGCAAGGTATCCCTTTCCTGGTTACCGAAAAAGAAGGCAGATTTATCCGCAAATACAGGTGGCAGGGCATCCTGAAAAAACTGGGATTGTAG
- a CDS encoding serine hydrolase domain-containing protein: protein MRYLIILLIGIMIMPMNLIGQNEDLELFIQSYAEEHQFNGTILVQKDTAVIYYQSFGIADRRFDVPVTDRTVFKVASITKAFTAVLILQLYDEGRLDLEKTIKTYLPRFSYEAGNRVTIHQLLNHTSGMRQIDTISSVDNAYKYGLGFLQKPYTSGQLFHLFEGDSLVNEPGEKWEYNNYEYIVLGKIIEKLYGKPYEEVLNEKILKPLGMFNSGLLKQKKIIKNLASTYFTGTESDVLVNDMPVYIENWYAAGAMYSSAKDLLKFSNALFGLKLISESALDMMLTPELNEYGYGVWIRGREKHRIMERYGRIMGANAVWMQFIDKNVTIIILSNTNLTDLGEFGLAIEKKLKTPDSKK, encoded by the coding sequence ATGAGATACTTGATAATACTATTGATAGGGATAATGATTATGCCGATGAATCTTATTGGGCAAAATGAAGATTTGGAATTATTCATTCAATCATATGCAGAAGAGCATCAGTTTAACGGAACAATCCTGGTTCAGAAAGATACGGCTGTGATATATTATCAGAGCTTTGGAATTGCCGATCGTCGGTTTGATGTTCCTGTTACCGATCGAACTGTTTTTAAAGTAGCTTCCATAACAAAGGCGTTTACAGCAGTATTGATCCTTCAACTATACGATGAAGGAAGATTGGATTTAGAGAAAACCATTAAGACTTATCTGCCCAGATTTAGCTATGAAGCAGGAAATAGGGTAACCATCCATCAACTTTTAAATCATACTTCAGGAATGCGTCAAATAGATACCATTTCGAGTGTAGATAATGCCTATAAGTATGGGTTGGGTTTCCTGCAAAAACCATATACTTCCGGACAACTTTTTCACCTTTTTGAGGGAGATTCACTTGTAAACGAACCTGGAGAAAAGTGGGAGTATAACAATTATGAATATATAGTCCTGGGAAAAATAATCGAAAAATTGTATGGTAAGCCTTACGAAGAGGTTTTAAATGAAAAAATTCTCAAACCTTTGGGAATGTTCAATTCCGGGTTGTTGAAACAAAAGAAAATAATTAAAAATCTGGCCAGCACATATTTTACTGGAACAGAATCGGACGTTCTGGTTAATGATATGCCTGTGTATATAGAAAACTGGTATGCAGCCGGAGCCATGTATTCTTCGGCTAAGGACCTGCTTAAATTTTCTAACGCCCTGTTTGGGTTAAAACTGATAAGTGAGAGTGCGCTGGATATGATGTTAACCCCGGAACTTAACGAATATGGGTATGGGGTATGGATTCGTGGACGGGAAAAACACCGAATAATGGAACGTTATGGCAGAATTATGGGGGCTAATGCCGTTTGGATGCAATTCATAGACAAAAATGTCACAATTATAATATTAAGCAATACGAACCTTACCGATCTTGGGGAATTTGGTTTAGCGATTGAAAAAAAACTAAAAACTCCTGACTCAAAAAAGTAA
- a CDS encoding class I SAM-dependent methyltransferase produces the protein MYENNFPKKRYRVTLDFLKEHIPANTSILDLGTPNPFTEIMEKEGYKITNTKGEDLDTDVSAVAEEGYDVVTAFEIFEHLVAPYNVIKAIKADKLVASIPLRLWFSPAYRSKTDMWDRHYHEFEDWQFDWLLEKAGWEIKARKKWTNPVKKIGLRPLLRYFTSRYYAVYAVRKKE, from the coding sequence ATGTACGAAAACAACTTTCCGAAGAAAAGATACAGGGTAACACTCGATTTTCTCAAAGAACATATTCCCGCCAATACCAGTATACTGGACCTGGGAACACCCAATCCTTTTACCGAAATCATGGAAAAGGAAGGTTATAAGATAACAAACACCAAAGGTGAAGACCTGGATACCGATGTCAGCGCCGTTGCCGAAGAAGGGTATGATGTTGTCACTGCTTTCGAAATATTCGAGCATCTGGTAGCGCCATATAACGTAATCAAAGCCATAAAAGCCGATAAACTTGTAGCCTCCATCCCGCTCCGTCTGTGGTTTTCTCCGGCCTACCGCAGCAAAACCGATATGTGGGACAGGCATTACCATGAATTCGAGGACTGGCAGTTCGACTGGCTTCTCGAAAAAGCCGGATGGGAGATCAAAGCCCGGAAAAAATGGACCAATCCGGTGAAGAAAATAGGTTTACGCCCGCTATTGCGCTATTTTACGTCGCGGTATTATGCCGTTTATGCGGTGCGGAAAAAGGAATAG